One region of Aeromicrobium sp. Sec7.5 genomic DNA includes:
- a CDS encoding S1C family serine protease, translating to MSDETTPRPETHGDQGAAPLTPPPAPPAAAAPTPPPPFDRRPTSTSTHAGLAAAIVGLGAAMVLGVTGVALAITEARDDSSTIAMPGLVELQPGDDSQTQNASSLATDATAAQEEGLVYINTVVGYGDGGGAGTGMILTSNGTILTNHHVIEGATSIEVEVVSTGETFEADVVGHDDSADVAVLQLQGASDLTPVDLDRNEQVAVGDEIVAVGNANGDGGAASAAAGVVTDLDLTITARSATGSEELTGLIEVDADVVSGDSGGVLLDADGEVIGMTTAASQGQADIVGYAVPIDDAVRIVRQIVAGEASDTIHIGDSAFLGVQLDPQSQLPLVAGTLEDSAAAQARIPAGSTITAFDGTPVATADELSDLIAEHAPGDDVTVTWVDANGAEQTVTVTLGTGPVG from the coding sequence GTGAGCGACGAGACGACACCCCGGCCCGAGACGCACGGCGACCAAGGCGCCGCCCCCCTCACCCCGCCGCCGGCGCCCCCTGCCGCGGCCGCACCGACGCCGCCCCCGCCGTTCGATCGGCGCCCGACCAGCACCTCGACCCACGCCGGCCTGGCCGCCGCGATCGTGGGTCTCGGGGCCGCGATGGTCCTGGGCGTCACCGGTGTCGCCCTCGCGATCACCGAGGCGCGCGACGACAGCAGCACCATCGCGATGCCCGGCCTCGTCGAGCTGCAGCCGGGCGACGACAGCCAGACCCAGAACGCCAGCTCCCTCGCCACCGACGCGACGGCGGCGCAGGAAGAGGGCCTCGTGTACATCAACACCGTCGTCGGCTACGGCGACGGTGGCGGTGCGGGCACCGGCATGATCCTCACCTCGAACGGCACGATCCTCACCAACCACCACGTGATCGAGGGCGCCACGAGCATCGAGGTCGAGGTCGTCAGCACGGGCGAGACCTTCGAGGCCGACGTCGTCGGCCACGACGACTCCGCCGACGTCGCGGTCCTGCAGCTCCAGGGTGCCTCCGACCTGACGCCGGTCGACCTGGACCGGAACGAACAGGTCGCGGTCGGCGACGAGATCGTGGCCGTCGGCAACGCGAACGGCGACGGCGGCGCGGCCAGCGCCGCCGCCGGGGTCGTCACCGACCTCGACCTGACGATCACTGCGCGGTCCGCCACCGGGTCCGAGGAGCTCACCGGACTGATCGAGGTCGACGCCGACGTCGTGTCGGGGGACTCCGGCGGTGTGCTGCTCGACGCCGACGGCGAGGTCATCGGCATGACCACCGCCGCCTCGCAGGGCCAGGCCGACATCGTCGGCTACGCCGTGCCGATCGACGACGCCGTCCGGATCGTCCGCCAGATCGTCGCGGGCGAGGCGTCCGACACGATCCACATCGGCGACAGCGCCTTCCTCGGGGTGCAGCTCGACCCGCAGTCGCAGCTGCCGCTCGTGGCGGGAACGCTCGAGGACTCCGCGGCGGCACAGGCGCGGATCCCGGCCGGGAGCACCATCACGGCCTTCGACGGCACGCCGGTGGCCACGGCCGACGAGCTGTCCGACCTCATCGCCGAGCACGCCCCGGGCGACGACGTGACCGTGACGTGGGTCGACGCGAACGGTGCCGAGCAGACCGTGACGGTCACGCTCGGCACCGGCCCGGTGGGCTGA
- a CDS encoding M48 family metalloprotease, translating into MSLIVALVLLVVAVTSAWTIDRSLRGARWVEAAPGRALMVWHLAAISLGGGVIAAGALLTHDVLEHVMFRATGVSEDELHRVYAGGVELSPLWNATAAIVLAGMGVLVFHAAVATVTTSRSRRRLHEALEQNVTTAADGCDVVPSERLYAYCIPGNARRRSRVVISTAALQVLSTGELAAVIAHERSHLRRRHHRSIAAAEVFTRTAGPLRILPSYGAEVRRLVELEADDDAWHDAGRMSLARALLAMASPQHPSGSLAMGASATGERIHRMLLTPQHDRRLTSVLVVLAVVAAVIPPATIGLPALYLALGA; encoded by the coding sequence ATGTCGCTGATCGTCGCGCTCGTCCTGCTGGTGGTCGCTGTCACGAGTGCCTGGACCATCGACAGATCGCTGCGTGGAGCTCGGTGGGTCGAGGCCGCCCCCGGCCGCGCGTTGATGGTCTGGCACCTCGCGGCGATCTCCCTGGGCGGCGGCGTGATCGCCGCGGGCGCCTTGCTGACCCACGACGTCCTCGAGCACGTCATGTTCCGAGCCACTGGCGTCTCGGAGGACGAGCTTCATCGGGTCTACGCCGGCGGCGTCGAGCTGAGCCCTCTCTGGAACGCAACGGCCGCGATAGTCCTGGCCGGGATGGGCGTGCTGGTCTTCCACGCGGCCGTAGCGACGGTCACCACCAGCCGCAGTCGCCGCCGCCTTCACGAGGCGCTCGAGCAGAACGTGACGACGGCAGCCGACGGGTGCGACGTCGTACCGAGCGAGCGGCTCTACGCCTACTGCATCCCGGGGAACGCGCGGCGCCGTTCGCGAGTCGTGATCTCGACTGCTGCGCTTCAGGTCTTGAGCACCGGGGAGCTCGCGGCTGTCATCGCGCACGAGCGCAGCCATCTGCGCCGCCGCCACCACCGGTCAATCGCCGCTGCGGAAGTGTTCACCCGAACCGCTGGACCGCTGCGAATCCTTCCGAGCTACGGCGCCGAGGTGCGACGGCTCGTCGAGCTCGAGGCCGACGACGATGCCTGGCACGACGCCGGGCGGATGTCACTGGCGCGAGCACTCCTGGCCATGGCTAGTCCTCAGCACCCCTCCGGCAGCCTCGCCATGGGAGCGTCCGCAACGGGCGAGCGGATCCACCGCATGCTGCTCACGCCTCAGCACGACCGCCGTCTCACCTCAGTGCTGGTCGTCCTGGCAGTGGTCGCTGCTGTCATCCCCCCGGCGACGATCGGCTTGCCGGCCCTGTACCTCGCGCTCGGCGCGTGA
- a CDS encoding alanine/glycine:cation symporter family protein, with protein sequence MDVSDIESGIDRVFAPVAEAVSSVVFAEVSIGGTSFPLIVGWLVLGALIFTITFKGVQGWGVGHAIALVRGKYGSKDDPGEVSHFQALTSAVSGTVGLGNIAGVAVAVSLGGPGATFWMILAGLLGMCTKFVECTLGVKYRVEHEDGTVSGGPFRYLPVAFARFGKAPSAILTGVFAISIFFFGAVGGNMFQANQTYAQAKNVTGGDDGFLGSDTAALIFGIVLAVLVGLVIIGGMKSIGATTGRLVPAMAAVYVIACLTVIIVNVDKVPGAFGDIVTGAFNPEGVTGGVLGVLIIGFQRAAFSNEAGVGSAPIAHSAAKTRRPVTEGLVSMMEPFIDTVIICTMTALAIVIAQPQSFLDARASAAVGETPNPDGVVLTSDAFATVVPWFPEVLAVAVALFAFSTLITWSYYTQKAWTYLFGRSLAKERTFQVVFLLFTVAGSVVTLSDVLSLADSMLFICAFVNILGLYLLLPIVRRELKEYWTDRSEGRLVRADSVD encoded by the coding sequence ATGGACGTCTCTGACATCGAGTCTGGAATTGACCGCGTGTTCGCCCCGGTCGCCGAGGCGGTGTCGTCCGTGGTGTTCGCCGAGGTCAGCATCGGCGGCACGAGCTTCCCGCTGATCGTGGGCTGGCTGGTGCTCGGAGCGCTGATCTTCACGATCACGTTCAAGGGGGTGCAGGGCTGGGGCGTCGGCCACGCGATCGCGCTCGTGCGGGGCAAGTACGGCAGCAAGGACGACCCCGGCGAGGTGTCGCACTTCCAGGCCCTTACCTCGGCGGTCTCCGGCACGGTCGGACTGGGCAACATCGCCGGTGTCGCGGTCGCGGTGTCGCTCGGTGGACCGGGTGCGACGTTCTGGATGATCCTGGCCGGACTGCTCGGCATGTGCACCAAGTTCGTGGAGTGCACGCTCGGCGTGAAGTACCGGGTGGAGCACGAGGACGGCACGGTCAGTGGCGGTCCGTTCCGCTACCTGCCGGTCGCGTTCGCCCGGTTCGGGAAGGCGCCGTCGGCGATCCTGACCGGTGTCTTCGCGATCTCGATCTTCTTCTTCGGTGCCGTCGGCGGCAACATGTTCCAGGCCAACCAGACGTACGCCCAGGCCAAGAACGTGACGGGCGGCGACGACGGCTTCCTCGGCAGCGACACGGCCGCGCTGATCTTCGGCATCGTGCTCGCCGTGCTCGTCGGTCTGGTGATCATCGGCGGCATGAAGTCGATCGGTGCGACGACCGGTCGCCTGGTGCCGGCGATGGCCGCGGTCTACGTCATCGCCTGCCTGACGGTCATCATCGTCAACGTCGACAAGGTGCCCGGCGCGTTCGGTGACATCGTGACCGGTGCGTTCAATCCCGAGGGTGTCACCGGCGGTGTGCTCGGCGTGCTGATCATCGGCTTCCAGCGGGCGGCGTTCTCCAACGAGGCGGGCGTCGGATCGGCCCCGATCGCGCACTCGGCGGCCAAGACGCGCCGGCCCGTGACCGAGGGCCTGGTGTCGATGATGGAGCCGTTCATCGACACGGTGATCATCTGCACCATGACGGCGCTCGCGATCGTGATCGCGCAGCCCCAGTCGTTCCTCGACGCCCGCGCCTCCGCCGCTGTCGGCGAGACGCCCAACCCCGACGGCGTGGTGCTCACCTCCGACGCGTTCGCCACCGTCGTGCCGTGGTTCCCAGAGGTGCTCGCGGTCGCGGTCGCGCTGTTCGCGTTCTCGACGCTGATCACGTGGTCGTACTACACGCAGAAGGCCTGGACCTACCTGTTCGGCCGGTCATTGGCCAAGGAGCGGACTTTCCAGGTCGTCTTCCTGCTCTTCACCGTCGCTGGCAGCGTCGTGACGCTCAGCGACGTCCTCTCGCTGGCCGACTCGATGTTGTTCATCTGCGCCTTCGTCAACATCCTCGGCCTGTACCTGCTGCTGCCGATCGTGCGCCGCGAGCTGAAGGAGTACTGGACGGACCGCTCGGAGGGTCGCCTCGTCCGCGCCGACAGCGTCGACTGA
- the resB gene encoding cytochrome c biogenesis protein ResB, whose translation MARALSPREFLRWIWGQLTSMRTALLLLLLLAVASLPGSFIPQRRVDSRATLAFESRNPELSPWLDRLGLFDVYSSPWFSAIYLLLMVSLIGCIIPRTRVYLRALRARPPKAPKRFSRLPASGSFSTTADVDAVLAAARQTVRRGRIDIVTSVAPGGATGELRAERGYLRELGNLVFHVSVVVVLVGVAIGSLLGYRGAVIVTEGQTYANALTQFDEFDSGTWFDPEELPPFSLELDDMIAEFDVSDGPQRGAPRLFEATGTYRSSLDGPTEDFSVRVNNPLAIGSTNVFLVGQGYSPVITVTDPQGVVVFDEAVPFLPEGPTYTSGGVVKVADAQPEQIGMQGFFLPTAARTGEDDPSVSVFPAAANPYIALQVWTGDLGLDDGVPQSVYVLDKSRMTQVLDANGAPFRIELQPGQSTTLPDGTTVAFSELKQFARFQIASAPLALVPLAGVSVGLGGLMLSLFIRPRRTWVRATSDGTTTVVEVGALDRVPRDGLPEDLTGFIDRLASALDSPAGRTP comes from the coding sequence ATGGCTCGCGCACTCTCACCACGCGAGTTCCTCCGGTGGATCTGGGGCCAGCTGACCTCGATGCGGACGGCTCTGCTCCTGCTGCTGCTCCTCGCGGTGGCCTCGCTCCCCGGCTCATTCATCCCCCAGCGCCGGGTGGACTCCCGAGCGACACTGGCCTTCGAGTCCCGCAACCCCGAGCTGTCGCCGTGGCTCGATCGACTCGGCCTGTTCGACGTCTACAGCTCACCGTGGTTCAGCGCCATCTACCTGCTGCTGATGGTCTCGCTCATCGGCTGCATCATCCCGCGTACTCGGGTGTACCTGCGGGCCCTGCGAGCACGTCCACCGAAGGCACCGAAGCGGTTCTCCCGACTGCCGGCTTCCGGGTCGTTCTCCACGACCGCCGACGTCGATGCGGTCCTCGCCGCGGCCCGCCAGACCGTTCGGCGCGGACGGATCGACATCGTGACCTCGGTCGCCCCTGGCGGCGCGACAGGAGAGCTGCGAGCCGAGCGAGGCTACTTGCGCGAGCTCGGCAACCTGGTGTTCCACGTGAGTGTCGTGGTAGTCCTCGTCGGCGTCGCGATCGGTTCCCTCCTGGGCTACCGGGGCGCGGTGATCGTCACCGAGGGCCAGACCTACGCCAATGCGCTCACCCAGTTCGACGAGTTCGATTCAGGCACCTGGTTCGATCCCGAGGAGCTACCGCCCTTCTCGCTCGAGCTCGACGACATGATCGCCGAGTTCGATGTGAGCGACGGACCGCAACGGGGTGCGCCGCGACTGTTCGAAGCCACCGGGACGTATCGGTCTTCGCTCGACGGGCCGACCGAGGACTTCTCCGTCCGCGTCAACAACCCACTCGCGATCGGGTCGACGAACGTCTTCCTCGTCGGGCAGGGCTACTCGCCCGTCATCACCGTGACCGATCCCCAGGGGGTCGTCGTGTTCGACGAGGCGGTCCCGTTCCTGCCCGAGGGACCCACTTACACCTCGGGTGGAGTGGTCAAGGTCGCCGACGCCCAACCCGAGCAGATCGGCATGCAAGGCTTCTTCCTCCCTACTGCAGCACGCACCGGAGAGGACGACCCCTCCGTGTCGGTCTTCCCTGCCGCAGCCAACCCTTACATCGCCCTTCAGGTGTGGACCGGCGATCTCGGCCTCGACGACGGGGTACCGCAATCGGTATACGTGCTCGACAAGAGCAGGATGACCCAAGTCCTCGACGCGAACGGCGCGCCCTTCCGCATCGAGCTGCAGCCGGGGCAGTCCACGACCCTCCCGGACGGCACCACCGTCGCGTTCTCCGAGCTGAAGCAGTTCGCCCGCTTTCAGATCGCCTCCGCACCACTCGCGCTGGTCCCCCTCGCCGGCGTATCCGTTGGGCTCGGTGGGCTCATGCTGTCCCTGTTCATCCGACCGCGGCGCACCTGGGTGCGTGCGACGTCGGACGGCACGACCACCGTCGTCGAGGTCGGCGCGCTTGATCGCGTCCCACGCGACGGCCTCCCCGAAGACCTCACGGGCTTCATCGATCGCCTCGCCAGCGCACTAGACAGCCCGGCAGGACGAACGCCGTGA
- a CDS encoding SURF1 family cytochrome oxidase biogenesis protein: protein MSRYRRGLGELRFLVSRRWIGFGIFVIVLAGVCVQLGAWQFDKLAAREDRNALVAEHLAIDPVELNSVVPAGQRLDPDQEWTVVTATGRYDLDRQVTVKYVSRDRRPGVDVLTPFVLDDGTALLVNRGFVETLRSSTAPKELPVATSATVEITGWLRPNSGATGDAIRVNDTQVRAISSDGLADHVPYELRDGYLNLQAQSSGAGVLDPEPRPELGPGTHFAYGLQWWFFGALALTGFVWFAHAERQDRRKRLTKSLRPVAGSGTTSDELHDLQSSR from the coding sequence ATGAGTCGCTATCGCCGAGGGCTCGGCGAGCTGCGGTTCCTCGTGAGTCGTCGCTGGATCGGGTTCGGCATCTTCGTGATCGTCCTGGCCGGCGTGTGCGTACAGCTCGGGGCCTGGCAGTTCGACAAGCTCGCCGCGCGTGAGGACCGCAACGCCTTGGTCGCCGAGCACCTCGCGATCGACCCAGTGGAGCTGAACTCCGTGGTCCCTGCCGGCCAGCGCCTCGATCCCGATCAGGAATGGACGGTCGTGACCGCGACCGGACGCTACGACCTGGACCGACAGGTGACGGTCAAGTACGTCAGCCGCGACCGCCGCCCCGGCGTGGACGTGCTCACGCCCTTCGTGCTAGACGACGGCACCGCGCTGCTCGTCAACCGGGGCTTCGTCGAGACGCTCCGATCCTCGACAGCTCCGAAGGAACTCCCTGTGGCAACGTCGGCGACTGTCGAGATCACCGGATGGTTGCGTCCCAACAGCGGCGCGACAGGCGACGCAATTCGCGTGAACGACACCCAGGTCCGCGCCATCTCCAGCGACGGGCTCGCCGATCACGTCCCGTACGAGCTCCGCGACGGGTACCTCAATCTGCAGGCCCAGAGCTCCGGCGCCGGGGTGCTCGACCCGGAGCCACGTCCAGAGCTCGGCCCGGGGACCCATTTCGCCTACGGCCTGCAGTGGTGGTTCTTCGGCGCACTCGCCCTCACCGGCTTCGTCTGGTTCGCGCACGCCGAACGCCAGGACCGACGCAAGCGTCTCACCAAGTCACTACGGCCGGTGGCGGGCTCCGGGACCACATCGGACGAGCTGCACGACCTCCAGAGCAGTCGATGA
- a CDS encoding DsbA family protein: protein MNRPSRRPVITASIVAVCVAVLGLFVVLEVRSAPEVSESSGAEDPRIVRADSHVLQEAPEGSPVLVEFLDFECEACGALYPAIEQLREDFDDEVKFVVRYFPLPSHLNSRNAAHAAEAAARQGEFEAMYRLLFETQTSWGESQDDQSPLFRTYAEEIGLDLAQFDADVVSEDVAARVEADFQDAQSLGLSGTPSLFLDGEVIQPRTLGDFEDALERAVAAAG, encoded by the coding sequence GTGAATCGCCCCTCTCGCCGGCCCGTCATCACCGCATCCATCGTGGCCGTCTGCGTCGCCGTGCTCGGACTCTTCGTGGTGCTCGAGGTCAGGAGCGCACCGGAGGTCTCCGAGAGCTCCGGAGCCGAGGACCCGCGCATCGTGCGCGCCGACAGCCACGTCCTTCAGGAGGCCCCCGAGGGCTCGCCCGTCCTTGTGGAGTTCCTCGACTTCGAGTGCGAGGCCTGTGGAGCCCTGTACCCGGCGATCGAGCAGCTCCGTGAGGACTTCGACGACGAGGTGAAGTTCGTGGTCCGCTACTTCCCGCTGCCCAGCCACCTCAACTCGCGCAATGCCGCGCACGCAGCCGAAGCAGCAGCACGGCAGGGTGAGTTCGAGGCGATGTACCGGCTCCTGTTCGAGACCCAGACCTCGTGGGGAGAGAGCCAGGACGATCAATCCCCTCTGTTCCGCACCTACGCCGAGGAGATCGGCCTCGACCTGGCCCAGTTCGATGCCGACGTCGTCAGCGAGGACGTCGCGGCCCGGGTCGAGGCCGACTTCCAGGACGCCCAGTCCCTCGGCCTGAGCGGCACCCCGAGCCTGTTCCTCGACGGCGAGGTGATCCAGCCCCGCACGCTGGGCGACTTCGAGGACGCACTCGAGCGAGCCGTCGCCGCCGCCGGATGA
- a CDS encoding MerR family transcriptional regulator, translating into MRISQVAERSGVAATTLRFYESEGLLVSERLPNNYRVYDESVLETLSFISMAKRLSLSLEEIRAVLRVWSDDSCANVRRHLRPVLSARIADVDQAFADLELVRQKMQTALVRLDELPDRHERCDPSCAFLSIEPAPVAAAQPEAVPVACSLGSDMGERLAEWREVLAGATPVVTVGQASVELPVSLLAQVAALAAAEQECCPFFDFTLRLHGTSVELDIKVPAHAHDMLLAHLPKTAA; encoded by the coding sequence ATGCGGATCTCCCAGGTGGCCGAGCGGTCCGGCGTGGCGGCGACGACGCTGCGGTTCTACGAGAGCGAGGGGTTGCTGGTCTCGGAGCGTTTGCCGAACAACTACCGGGTCTATGACGAGTCGGTGCTGGAGACGTTGTCGTTCATCTCGATGGCCAAGCGACTCAGTTTGTCGCTGGAGGAGATCCGCGCGGTGCTTCGTGTGTGGTCCGACGACAGCTGCGCCAACGTGCGTCGACACCTGCGGCCGGTGCTTTCGGCGAGGATCGCCGACGTCGACCAGGCATTCGCCGATCTCGAGCTGGTCCGCCAGAAGATGCAGACCGCCCTGGTCCGGCTCGACGAGCTCCCCGACCGCCATGAGCGGTGCGACCCGTCGTGCGCGTTCCTCTCGATCGAGCCGGCGCCGGTCGCGGCAGCTCAGCCCGAGGCGGTCCCAGTGGCGTGTTCGCTCGGCTCCGACATGGGTGAACGTCTGGCCGAGTGGCGCGAGGTCCTCGCCGGCGCTACTCCGGTCGTCACCGTTGGTCAGGCTTCGGTCGAGCTGCCGGTGTCGCTCCTGGCGCAGGTCGCTGCCCTCGCCGCGGCCGAGCAGGAGTGCTGCCCGTTCTTCGACTTCACCCTCCGCCTACACGGCACGTCGGTCGAGCTGGACATCAAGGTCCCTGCACACGCCCACGACATGCTTCTGGCGCACCTGCCGAAGACGGCCGCGTGA
- the lnt gene encoding apolipoprotein N-acyltransferase — protein MVAALAFEPVGHGWLAPLAMAMLWIGATRSHWRAALLHGACFGFTFMGVLLWWLVDSIGAGAWALLVGTQSVAVVAAAAGIHAVSRLPAGPVWAGAVWVLVESTRSAWPLGGLPWGRLGITAIDMPWVTLLPYVGIPGTGFVVASAGFALGGLATRHRGSDFVVVAAVVASFAATVAPFVAPHEGTFRIAVVQGGVPGDGRDVAGSHRQVTANHVQQTEELAQRIAAGRTRAPDLIVWPENSTAVDPVRDRATRAVIDEAVSAVGIPTLIGGIFEGPDDATAYNRGIVWLPDGETGPAYTKTHPVPFGEYIPWRSVIGGWSSRFQLIPRDFLPGSGEGPLDVAGVKVADAICFDVAYDDVLPDQVRRGAQLVTVQTSNATFYETYQPEQQFEITRARAVELGRSVAVASTNGISAIIDPSGRVLVRSAEGSGAVAITDVPIVDAITPAVRFQTRLTLLLGGLAIGGLLWCAARSFRRRRANVGLASYRPHDR, from the coding sequence GTGGTCGCCGCCCTCGCGTTCGAGCCCGTCGGCCATGGCTGGCTCGCGCCTCTCGCGATGGCCATGCTCTGGATCGGCGCGACAAGGTCCCACTGGCGCGCAGCCCTGCTCCATGGCGCCTGCTTCGGTTTCACCTTCATGGGAGTACTCCTGTGGTGGCTCGTGGACTCGATCGGTGCCGGGGCGTGGGCGCTGCTCGTCGGGACGCAGTCGGTGGCGGTCGTCGCAGCAGCCGCGGGTATTCACGCAGTCAGTCGCCTTCCTGCGGGACCGGTGTGGGCGGGCGCGGTGTGGGTCCTCGTCGAGTCGACGAGAAGCGCCTGGCCTCTCGGCGGACTGCCCTGGGGGCGATTGGGCATCACCGCGATCGACATGCCATGGGTGACCCTGCTGCCGTACGTGGGAATCCCCGGCACCGGGTTCGTGGTAGCTTCGGCCGGGTTTGCTCTTGGAGGACTGGCGACCCGCCACAGAGGCTCAGATTTTGTCGTGGTCGCAGCCGTCGTGGCGTCGTTCGCGGCCACGGTCGCGCCCTTCGTGGCGCCACACGAAGGCACGTTCCGAATCGCGGTGGTCCAGGGCGGCGTACCGGGCGATGGCCGCGACGTGGCGGGTAGTCACCGACAGGTGACGGCCAACCACGTCCAGCAGACCGAGGAGCTGGCGCAACGCATCGCGGCAGGCAGAACACGGGCACCCGATCTCATCGTGTGGCCGGAGAACTCCACGGCGGTGGACCCCGTGCGGGATCGAGCGACCCGCGCCGTGATCGATGAGGCCGTATCCGCGGTGGGCATCCCCACACTGATCGGCGGCATCTTCGAGGGACCAGACGACGCCACGGCATACAACCGTGGCATCGTCTGGCTCCCCGACGGCGAGACCGGACCTGCGTACACGAAGACCCACCCCGTCCCCTTCGGCGAGTACATTCCGTGGCGCTCTGTCATCGGCGGCTGGTCGTCGCGGTTCCAGCTGATTCCACGGGACTTCCTCCCCGGCTCCGGTGAAGGACCCCTCGACGTCGCTGGCGTCAAGGTCGCCGATGCCATCTGTTTCGACGTCGCGTACGACGACGTGTTACCCGACCAGGTCCGCCGCGGTGCGCAGCTGGTCACCGTGCAGACCAGCAACGCGACGTTCTACGAGACCTACCAGCCCGAGCAGCAGTTCGAGATCACGCGGGCCCGCGCGGTGGAGCTCGGCCGCAGCGTCGCAGTGGCGTCGACCAACGGCATCTCCGCCATCATCGACCCGAGCGGCCGGGTGCTCGTTCGGTCAGCCGAGGGTTCCGGGGCCGTCGCGATCACCGACGTGCCGATCGTCGATGCCATCACCCCGGCCGTTCGCTTCCAGACCCGGCTGACGCTCCTGCTGGGCGGCCTCGCGATCGGCGGGCTCCTGTGGTGCGCCGCGAGAAGTTTTCGGCGGCGCCGCGCGAACGTCGGTCTTGCTTCGTACCGGCCGCACGACCGTTGA
- a CDS encoding bleomycin resistance protein, which produces MGLSSAIPALPVQDIDAATASYSAKFGFSVVHADDGFAKLVRDDAEIHLWASSDDSWRDRTDFVSKPVCSGAESFIAGTASCRIQVDNVDALYAELSQAGVLHPTDHGSAVDTDWGTREFATLDLEGNLLTFFARRTS; this is translated from the coding sequence ATGGGACTCTCTTCAGCCATACCGGCGCTACCGGTCCAGGACATCGACGCGGCCACGGCCTCGTACTCGGCCAAGTTTGGTTTCAGCGTGGTTCATGCCGACGACGGGTTCGCCAAGCTAGTCCGCGACGACGCGGAGATCCACCTCTGGGCCAGCAGCGACGACAGTTGGCGGGACCGCACGGACTTCGTCAGTAAACCGGTCTGCTCGGGCGCTGAGTCGTTCATCGCCGGCACGGCCAGCTGCCGCATCCAGGTTGACAACGTCGATGCGCTCTATGCCGAGCTGAGCCAGGCCGGAGTGCTGCATCCGACCGATCACGGCTCCGCCGTCGACACCGATTGGGGTACTCGCGAATTCGCCACCCTCGACCTCGAGGGCAACCTGCTGACCTTCTTCGCCCGCCGCACCTCCTGA
- a CDS encoding arsenic resistance protein, producing MTSTPAAVGWAERHQVALYVAAITGAVVVGLLAPAAEHAGSLINPAIAALLFVTFLGVPFAAIGRAAKDARFLGSLLVLNFLVVPVVVFGLSRFVAADEALLVGVLLVLLTPCIDYVIVFTDLAGGAHERLLAAAPILMLLQMLLLPAYLWAFAGRDVVDVVDPEPFVEALVVLIVIPLAAAAAVQALVRRSPPVERAQNVAAWTMVPLMMIVLATVIASQVATLEHGDLSTVLKVLPIYVAFLVVMAPLGRLVAIRSGLDVPAARALTFSGATRNSLVVLPLALALPAELALVPLVVVTQTLVELVGMVVYTRVIPRILPDPVEAARSA from the coding sequence GTGACCTCCACCCCGGCAGCGGTCGGATGGGCCGAACGTCACCAGGTCGCCTTGTACGTTGCGGCGATCACCGGCGCCGTGGTGGTCGGTCTCCTAGCGCCTGCTGCCGAGCATGCGGGGTCGCTCATCAACCCGGCGATCGCGGCCCTGCTGTTCGTGACGTTCCTCGGAGTGCCGTTCGCCGCGATCGGCCGGGCCGCGAAGGACGCTCGCTTCCTCGGTTCGCTACTGGTGCTGAACTTCCTCGTCGTCCCGGTGGTCGTGTTCGGGCTGTCGCGATTCGTCGCCGCCGACGAGGCACTGCTGGTCGGTGTGCTGCTGGTGCTGCTGACGCCGTGCATCGACTACGTCATCGTGTTCACGGACCTCGCCGGTGGCGCACACGAACGACTGCTCGCGGCTGCACCGATCCTGATGCTGCTGCAGATGCTCCTGCTCCCGGCCTACCTCTGGGCCTTTGCCGGCCGCGACGTCGTGGACGTCGTGGATCCGGAACCTTTCGTCGAGGCGCTCGTCGTCCTGATCGTGATTCCCCTTGCTGCAGCGGCTGCTGTTCAGGCTTTGGTCCGCAGGTCGCCACCGGTCGAACGCGCCCAGAATGTCGCGGCGTGGACGATGGTGCCGCTCATGATGATCGTGCTCGCCACGGTCATCGCCTCCCAGGTCGCGACGCTCGAGCACGGAGACCTCTCGACCGTGCTGAAGGTCCTCCCGATCTACGTCGCCTTCCTCGTCGTCATGGCGCCCCTCGGGCGACTGGTCGCCATCCGGAGTGGGCTCGACGTCCCGGCTGCCCGGGCCTTGACCTTCAGCGGCGCCACCCGCAACTCCCTCGTCGTCCTGCCCCTGGCCCTCGCACTTCCGGCCGAGCTTGCGTTGGTTCCGCTCGTGGTCGTCACCCAGACACTCGTCGAGCTCGTCGGCATGGTCGTCTACACCCGTGTGATTCCCCGGATCCTGCCGGATCCTGTCGAGGCTGCCCGTTCTGCGTGA